In the Lepidochelys kempii isolate rLepKem1 chromosome 3, rLepKem1.hap2, whole genome shotgun sequence genome, one interval contains:
- the SESN1 gene encoding sestrin-1 isoform X7, with translation MRLAATASHNQAYAVQGLLCNHCTSRGRKELGIRIPRPLGHGPSRFIPEKEVCLQVHCELYAFKILQVGNEDAQMHTLFADSFATLGRLDNITLVMVFHPQYLGSFLKTQHYLLQMDGPLPLHYRHYIGIMAAARHQCSYLVNLHVNDFLHVGGDPKWLNGLENAPHKLQNLGELNKILAHRPWLITKEHIEQLLKTEEHGWSLAELIHAVVLLTHYHSLASFTFGCGISPEIHCEGGHTFKLPSVSNYCICDITNGNHGVDEAHVSPAGSISTTESFCEVEALMEKMKKLQECRDEEEASQEEMATRFEREKRESMFVCCSEEEESAPTRDVSRHFEDTSYGYKDFSRHGMHVPTFRVQDYSWEDHGYSLVNRLYPDVGQLIDEKFHIAYDLTYNTMAMHKDVDTSMLRRAIWNYIHCMFGIRLVLSSSLYKTIRFGSISSFFFFPDGRKAIYYANSDKFHCHDSNARTRLYLSEIEVHISRKYDDYDYGEINQLLDRSFKVYIKTVVCTPEKTTKRMYDSFWRQFKHSEKVLSACILRSSVDLVVMLVAIVCNNNSVKCYDSQRIVFQL, from the exons ATGAGGCTGGCGGCCACGGCCAGCCACAACCAGGCGTACGCAGTGCAGGGGCTGCTGTGCAACCACTGCACGAGCCGGGGTCGCAAG GAACTTGGAATTAGAATTCCTAGACCACTGGGACATGGACCCAGCAGATTCATCCCAGAGAAGGAGGTATGTTTGCAAGTACACTGTGAGCTGTATGCTTTTAAG ATTCTTCAAGTGGGAAATGAAGATGCCCAGATGCATACATTGTTTGCAGATTCTTTTGCTACTTTAGGCCGTTTGGACAACATCACCTTAGTGATGGTGTTCCACCCACAGTATCTAGGAAGCTTTCTGAAAACTCAGCACTATCTACTGCAGATGGATGGTCCATTGCCTCTTCATTACCGACACTACATAGGGATAATG GCTGCAGCAAGACATCAGTGCTCCTATCTAGTTAACCTCCATGTTAATGACTTCCTTCATGTTGGAGGAGACCCCAAATGGCTGAATGGCCTAGAGAATGCACCTCACAAGCTGCAAAATTTAGGAGAATTGAATAAAATATTGGCTCATCGGCCCTGGCTTATCACCAAAGAGCATATTGAG CAACTTCTGAAGACCGAAGAGCATGGCTGGTCCCTGGCAGAGCTGATCCATGCTGTTGTTCTACTTACACACTACCATTCACTTGCTTCTTTCACATTTGGCTGTGGAATCAGCCCAGAAATTCATTGTGAGGGTGGCCACACCTTCAAGCTTCCCTCTGTCAGTAACTATTGCATCTGTGATATTACAAATGGCAACCATGGAGTGGATGAAGCTCATGTCAGCCCAGCCGGAAGCATTTCA ACTACAGAATCTTTCTGTGAAGTTGAAGCACTTATGGAGAAAATGAAGAAGCTACAAGAGTGCAGAGATGAAGAGGAAGCCAGCCAAGAGGAGATGGCCACACgttttgagagagagaagagagaaagcaTGTTTGTGTGTTGTTCAG aggaggaggaatcAGCGCCAACAAGAGATGTGTCTCGACACTTTGAGGATACAAGCTATGGGTACAAAGACTTCTCCAGACATGGAATGCATGTGCCTACGTTCCGTGTTCAG GACTATTCTTGGGAGGACCATGGCTATTCCTTGGTTAATCGTCTTTACCCAGATGTGGGGCAGCTGATTGATGAGAAGTTTCATATTGCTTATGATCTGACGTACAATACAATGGCCATGCACAAAGATGTGGATACTTCCATGCTTAGACGTGCAATTTGGAATTATATCCACTGTATGTTTGGAATAAGGTTGGTCCTGTCATCTTCCTTATATAAAACAATTAGATTTGGTAGTatctcatcatttttttttttccctgatggAAGGAAAGCCATTTATTATGCTAACAGTGATAAATTTCATTGCCACGATAGCAATGCAAGAACAAGACTCTACTTAAGTGAGATAGAGGTGCATATTTCCAGAAA ATACGATGATTATGACTATGGTGAAATTAATCAGTTGTTGGACCGCAGCTTTAAAGTTTACATCAAAACTGTGGTTTGCACTCCTGAAAAAACCACAAAAAGAATGTATGATAGCTTCTGGAGGCAGTTCAAACATTCTGAGAAGGTACTGTCTGCATGTATTTTGAGGAGCTCAGTAGATTTGGTAGTAATGCTAGTAGCCATAGTGTGCAACAATAATAGTGTTAAATGCTATGATAGTCAGAGAATTGTGTTTCAGTTATGA
- the SESN1 gene encoding sestrin-1 isoform X6 yields MHTLFADSFATLGRLDNITLVMVFHPQYLGSFLKTQHYLLQMDGPLPLHYRHYIGIMAAARHQCSYLVNLHVNDFLHVGGDPKWLNGLENAPHKLQNLGELNKILAHRPWLITKEHIEQLLKTEEHGWSLAELIHAVVLLTHYHSLASFTFGCGISPEIHCEGGHTFKLPSVSNYCICDITNGNHGVDEAHVSPAGSISTTESFCEVEALMEKMKKLQECRDEEEASQEEMATRFEREKRESMFVCCSEEEESAPTRDVSRHFEDTSYGYKDFSRHGMHVPTFRVQDYSWEDHGYSLVNRLYPDVGQLIDEKFHIAYDLTYNTMAMHKDVDTSMLRRAIWNYIHCMFGIRLVLSSSLYKTIRFGSISSFFFFPDGRKAIYYANSDKFHCHDSNARTRLYLSEIEVHISRKYDDYDYGEINQLLDRSFKVYIKTVVCTPEKTTKRMYDSFWRQFKHSEKVLSACILRSSVDLVVMLVAIVCNNNSVKCYDSQRIVFQL; encoded by the exons ATGCATACATTGTTTGCAGATTCTTTTGCTACTTTAGGCCGTTTGGACAACATCACCTTAGTGATGGTGTTCCACCCACAGTATCTAGGAAGCTTTCTGAAAACTCAGCACTATCTACTGCAGATGGATGGTCCATTGCCTCTTCATTACCGACACTACATAGGGATAATG GCTGCAGCAAGACATCAGTGCTCCTATCTAGTTAACCTCCATGTTAATGACTTCCTTCATGTTGGAGGAGACCCCAAATGGCTGAATGGCCTAGAGAATGCACCTCACAAGCTGCAAAATTTAGGAGAATTGAATAAAATATTGGCTCATCGGCCCTGGCTTATCACCAAAGAGCATATTGAG CAACTTCTGAAGACCGAAGAGCATGGCTGGTCCCTGGCAGAGCTGATCCATGCTGTTGTTCTACTTACACACTACCATTCACTTGCTTCTTTCACATTTGGCTGTGGAATCAGCCCAGAAATTCATTGTGAGGGTGGCCACACCTTCAAGCTTCCCTCTGTCAGTAACTATTGCATCTGTGATATTACAAATGGCAACCATGGAGTGGATGAAGCTCATGTCAGCCCAGCCGGAAGCATTTCA ACTACAGAATCTTTCTGTGAAGTTGAAGCACTTATGGAGAAAATGAAGAAGCTACAAGAGTGCAGAGATGAAGAGGAAGCCAGCCAAGAGGAGATGGCCACACgttttgagagagagaagagagaaagcaTGTTTGTGTGTTGTTCAG aggaggaggaatcAGCGCCAACAAGAGATGTGTCTCGACACTTTGAGGATACAAGCTATGGGTACAAAGACTTCTCCAGACATGGAATGCATGTGCCTACGTTCCGTGTTCAG GACTATTCTTGGGAGGACCATGGCTATTCCTTGGTTAATCGTCTTTACCCAGATGTGGGGCAGCTGATTGATGAGAAGTTTCATATTGCTTATGATCTGACGTACAATACAATGGCCATGCACAAAGATGTGGATACTTCCATGCTTAGACGTGCAATTTGGAATTATATCCACTGTATGTTTGGAATAAGGTTGGTCCTGTCATCTTCCTTATATAAAACAATTAGATTTGGTAGTatctcatcatttttttttttccctgatggAAGGAAAGCCATTTATTATGCTAACAGTGATAAATTTCATTGCCACGATAGCAATGCAAGAACAAGACTCTACTTAAGTGAGATAGAGGTGCATATTTCCAGAAA ATACGATGATTATGACTATGGTGAAATTAATCAGTTGTTGGACCGCAGCTTTAAAGTTTACATCAAAACTGTGGTTTGCACTCCTGAAAAAACCACAAAAAGAATGTATGATAGCTTCTGGAGGCAGTTCAAACATTCTGAGAAGGTACTGTCTGCATGTATTTTGAGGAGCTCAGTAGATTTGGTAGTAATGCTAGTAGCCATAGTGTGCAACAATAATAGTGTTAAATGCTATGATAGTCAGAGAATTGTGTTTCAGTTATGA
- the SESN1 gene encoding sestrin-1 isoform X10, which produces MRLAATASHNQAYAVQGLLCNHCTSRGRKELGIRIPRPLGHGPSRFIPEKEILQVGNEDAQMHTLFADSFATLGRLDNITLVMVFHPQYLGSFLKTQHYLLQMDGPLPLHYRHYIGIMAAARHQCSYLVNLHVNDFLHVGGDPKWLNGLENAPHKLQNLGELNKILAHRPWLITKEHIEQLLKTEEHGWSLAELIHAVVLLTHYHSLASFTFGCGISPEIHCEGGHTFKLPSVSNYCICDITNGNHGVDEAHVSPAGSISTTESFCEVEALMEKMKKLQECRDEEEASQEEMATRFEREKRESMFVCCSEEEESAPTRDVSRHFEDTSYGYKDFSRHGMHVPTFRVQDYSWEDHGYSLVNRLYPDVGQLIDEKFHIAYDLTYNTMAMHKDVDTSMLRRAIWNYIHCMFGIRLVLSSSLYKTIRFGSISSFFFFPDGRKAIYYANSDKFHCHDSNARTRLYLSEIEVHISRKYDDYDYGEINQLLDRSFKVYIKTVVCTPEKTTKRMYDSFWRQFKHSEKVLSACILRSSVDLVVMLVAIVCNNNSVKCYDSQRIVFQL; this is translated from the exons ATGAGGCTGGCGGCCACGGCCAGCCACAACCAGGCGTACGCAGTGCAGGGGCTGCTGTGCAACCACTGCACGAGCCGGGGTCGCAAG GAACTTGGAATTAGAATTCCTAGACCACTGGGACATGGACCCAGCAGATTCATCCCAGAGAAGGAG ATTCTTCAAGTGGGAAATGAAGATGCCCAGATGCATACATTGTTTGCAGATTCTTTTGCTACTTTAGGCCGTTTGGACAACATCACCTTAGTGATGGTGTTCCACCCACAGTATCTAGGAAGCTTTCTGAAAACTCAGCACTATCTACTGCAGATGGATGGTCCATTGCCTCTTCATTACCGACACTACATAGGGATAATG GCTGCAGCAAGACATCAGTGCTCCTATCTAGTTAACCTCCATGTTAATGACTTCCTTCATGTTGGAGGAGACCCCAAATGGCTGAATGGCCTAGAGAATGCACCTCACAAGCTGCAAAATTTAGGAGAATTGAATAAAATATTGGCTCATCGGCCCTGGCTTATCACCAAAGAGCATATTGAG CAACTTCTGAAGACCGAAGAGCATGGCTGGTCCCTGGCAGAGCTGATCCATGCTGTTGTTCTACTTACACACTACCATTCACTTGCTTCTTTCACATTTGGCTGTGGAATCAGCCCAGAAATTCATTGTGAGGGTGGCCACACCTTCAAGCTTCCCTCTGTCAGTAACTATTGCATCTGTGATATTACAAATGGCAACCATGGAGTGGATGAAGCTCATGTCAGCCCAGCCGGAAGCATTTCA ACTACAGAATCTTTCTGTGAAGTTGAAGCACTTATGGAGAAAATGAAGAAGCTACAAGAGTGCAGAGATGAAGAGGAAGCCAGCCAAGAGGAGATGGCCACACgttttgagagagagaagagagaaagcaTGTTTGTGTGTTGTTCAG aggaggaggaatcAGCGCCAACAAGAGATGTGTCTCGACACTTTGAGGATACAAGCTATGGGTACAAAGACTTCTCCAGACATGGAATGCATGTGCCTACGTTCCGTGTTCAG GACTATTCTTGGGAGGACCATGGCTATTCCTTGGTTAATCGTCTTTACCCAGATGTGGGGCAGCTGATTGATGAGAAGTTTCATATTGCTTATGATCTGACGTACAATACAATGGCCATGCACAAAGATGTGGATACTTCCATGCTTAGACGTGCAATTTGGAATTATATCCACTGTATGTTTGGAATAAGGTTGGTCCTGTCATCTTCCTTATATAAAACAATTAGATTTGGTAGTatctcatcatttttttttttccctgatggAAGGAAAGCCATTTATTATGCTAACAGTGATAAATTTCATTGCCACGATAGCAATGCAAGAACAAGACTCTACTTAAGTGAGATAGAGGTGCATATTTCCAGAAA ATACGATGATTATGACTATGGTGAAATTAATCAGTTGTTGGACCGCAGCTTTAAAGTTTACATCAAAACTGTGGTTTGCACTCCTGAAAAAACCACAAAAAGAATGTATGATAGCTTCTGGAGGCAGTTCAAACATTCTGAGAAGGTACTGTCTGCATGTATTTTGAGGAGCTCAGTAGATTTGGTAGTAATGCTAGTAGCCATAGTGTGCAACAATAATAGTGTTAAATGCTATGATAGTCAGAGAATTGTGTTTCAGTTATGA
- the SESN1 gene encoding sestrin-1 isoform X9 yields MTDEEICYCLFILQKHRKAPVMELGIRIPRPLGHGPSRFIPEKEVCLQVHCELYAFKILQVGNEDAQMHTLFADSFATLGRLDNITLVMVFHPQYLGSFLKTQHYLLQMDGPLPLHYRHYIGIMAAARHQCSYLVNLHVNDFLHVGGDPKWLNGLENAPHKLQNLGELNKILAHRPWLITKEHIEQLLKTEEHGWSLAELIHAVVLLTHYHSLASFTFGCGISPEIHCEGGHTFKLPSVSNYCICDITNGNHGVDEAHVSPAGSISTTESFCEVEALMEKMKKLQECRDEEEASQEEMATRFEREKRESMFVCCSEEEESAPTRDVSRHFEDTSYGYKDFSRHGMHVPTFRVQDYSWEDHGYSLVNRLYPDVGQLIDEKFHIAYDLTYNTMAMHKDVDTSMLRRAIWNYIHCMFGIRLVLSSSLYKTIRFGSISSFFFFPDGRKAIYYANSDKFHCHDSNARTRLYLSEIEVHISRKYDDYDYGEINQLLDRSFKVYIKTVVCTPEKTTKRMYDSFWRQFKHSEKVLSACILRSSVDLVVMLVAIVCNNNSVKCYDSQRIVFQL; encoded by the exons ATGACAGATGAAGAGATTTGCTATTGCTTATTTATACTGCAGAAGCACCGAAAGGCCCCAGTCATG GAACTTGGAATTAGAATTCCTAGACCACTGGGACATGGACCCAGCAGATTCATCCCAGAGAAGGAGGTATGTTTGCAAGTACACTGTGAGCTGTATGCTTTTAAG ATTCTTCAAGTGGGAAATGAAGATGCCCAGATGCATACATTGTTTGCAGATTCTTTTGCTACTTTAGGCCGTTTGGACAACATCACCTTAGTGATGGTGTTCCACCCACAGTATCTAGGAAGCTTTCTGAAAACTCAGCACTATCTACTGCAGATGGATGGTCCATTGCCTCTTCATTACCGACACTACATAGGGATAATG GCTGCAGCAAGACATCAGTGCTCCTATCTAGTTAACCTCCATGTTAATGACTTCCTTCATGTTGGAGGAGACCCCAAATGGCTGAATGGCCTAGAGAATGCACCTCACAAGCTGCAAAATTTAGGAGAATTGAATAAAATATTGGCTCATCGGCCCTGGCTTATCACCAAAGAGCATATTGAG CAACTTCTGAAGACCGAAGAGCATGGCTGGTCCCTGGCAGAGCTGATCCATGCTGTTGTTCTACTTACACACTACCATTCACTTGCTTCTTTCACATTTGGCTGTGGAATCAGCCCAGAAATTCATTGTGAGGGTGGCCACACCTTCAAGCTTCCCTCTGTCAGTAACTATTGCATCTGTGATATTACAAATGGCAACCATGGAGTGGATGAAGCTCATGTCAGCCCAGCCGGAAGCATTTCA ACTACAGAATCTTTCTGTGAAGTTGAAGCACTTATGGAGAAAATGAAGAAGCTACAAGAGTGCAGAGATGAAGAGGAAGCCAGCCAAGAGGAGATGGCCACACgttttgagagagagaagagagaaagcaTGTTTGTGTGTTGTTCAG aggaggaggaatcAGCGCCAACAAGAGATGTGTCTCGACACTTTGAGGATACAAGCTATGGGTACAAAGACTTCTCCAGACATGGAATGCATGTGCCTACGTTCCGTGTTCAG GACTATTCTTGGGAGGACCATGGCTATTCCTTGGTTAATCGTCTTTACCCAGATGTGGGGCAGCTGATTGATGAGAAGTTTCATATTGCTTATGATCTGACGTACAATACAATGGCCATGCACAAAGATGTGGATACTTCCATGCTTAGACGTGCAATTTGGAATTATATCCACTGTATGTTTGGAATAAGGTTGGTCCTGTCATCTTCCTTATATAAAACAATTAGATTTGGTAGTatctcatcatttttttttttccctgatggAAGGAAAGCCATTTATTATGCTAACAGTGATAAATTTCATTGCCACGATAGCAATGCAAGAACAAGACTCTACTTAAGTGAGATAGAGGTGCATATTTCCAGAAA ATACGATGATTATGACTATGGTGAAATTAATCAGTTGTTGGACCGCAGCTTTAAAGTTTACATCAAAACTGTGGTTTGCACTCCTGAAAAAACCACAAAAAGAATGTATGATAGCTTCTGGAGGCAGTTCAAACATTCTGAGAAGGTACTGTCTGCATGTATTTTGAGGAGCTCAGTAGATTTGGTAGTAATGCTAGTAGCCATAGTGTGCAACAATAATAGTGTTAAATGCTATGATAGTCAGAGAATTGTGTTTCAGTTATGA
- the SESN1 gene encoding sestrin-1 isoform X13 — MTDEEICYCLFILQKHRKAPVMELGIRIPRPLGHGPSRFIPEKEILQVGNEDAQMHTLFADSFATLGRLDNITLVMVFHPQYLGSFLKTQHYLLQMDGPLPLHYRHYIGIMAAARHQCSYLVNLHVNDFLHVGGDPKWLNGLENAPHKLQNLGELNKILAHRPWLITKEHIEQLLKTEEHGWSLAELIHAVVLLTHYHSLASFTFGCGISPEIHCEGGHTFKLPSVSNYCICDITNGNHGVDEAHVSPAGSISTTESFCEVEALMEKMKKLQECRDEEEASQEEMATRFEREKRESMFVCCSEEEESAPTRDVSRHFEDTSYGYKDFSRHGMHVPTFRVQDYSWEDHGYSLVNRLYPDVGQLIDEKFHIAYDLTYNTMAMHKDVDTSMLRRAIWNYIHCMFGIRLVLSSSLYKTIRFGSISSFFFFPDGRKAIYYANSDKFHCHDSNARTRLYLSEIEVHISRKYDDYDYGEINQLLDRSFKVYIKTVVCTPEKTTKRMYDSFWRQFKHSEKVLSACILRSSVDLVVMLVAIVCNNNSVKCYDSQRIVFQL; from the exons ATGACAGATGAAGAGATTTGCTATTGCTTATTTATACTGCAGAAGCACCGAAAGGCCCCAGTCATG GAACTTGGAATTAGAATTCCTAGACCACTGGGACATGGACCCAGCAGATTCATCCCAGAGAAGGAG ATTCTTCAAGTGGGAAATGAAGATGCCCAGATGCATACATTGTTTGCAGATTCTTTTGCTACTTTAGGCCGTTTGGACAACATCACCTTAGTGATGGTGTTCCACCCACAGTATCTAGGAAGCTTTCTGAAAACTCAGCACTATCTACTGCAGATGGATGGTCCATTGCCTCTTCATTACCGACACTACATAGGGATAATG GCTGCAGCAAGACATCAGTGCTCCTATCTAGTTAACCTCCATGTTAATGACTTCCTTCATGTTGGAGGAGACCCCAAATGGCTGAATGGCCTAGAGAATGCACCTCACAAGCTGCAAAATTTAGGAGAATTGAATAAAATATTGGCTCATCGGCCCTGGCTTATCACCAAAGAGCATATTGAG CAACTTCTGAAGACCGAAGAGCATGGCTGGTCCCTGGCAGAGCTGATCCATGCTGTTGTTCTACTTACACACTACCATTCACTTGCTTCTTTCACATTTGGCTGTGGAATCAGCCCAGAAATTCATTGTGAGGGTGGCCACACCTTCAAGCTTCCCTCTGTCAGTAACTATTGCATCTGTGATATTACAAATGGCAACCATGGAGTGGATGAAGCTCATGTCAGCCCAGCCGGAAGCATTTCA ACTACAGAATCTTTCTGTGAAGTTGAAGCACTTATGGAGAAAATGAAGAAGCTACAAGAGTGCAGAGATGAAGAGGAAGCCAGCCAAGAGGAGATGGCCACACgttttgagagagagaagagagaaagcaTGTTTGTGTGTTGTTCAG aggaggaggaatcAGCGCCAACAAGAGATGTGTCTCGACACTTTGAGGATACAAGCTATGGGTACAAAGACTTCTCCAGACATGGAATGCATGTGCCTACGTTCCGTGTTCAG GACTATTCTTGGGAGGACCATGGCTATTCCTTGGTTAATCGTCTTTACCCAGATGTGGGGCAGCTGATTGATGAGAAGTTTCATATTGCTTATGATCTGACGTACAATACAATGGCCATGCACAAAGATGTGGATACTTCCATGCTTAGACGTGCAATTTGGAATTATATCCACTGTATGTTTGGAATAAGGTTGGTCCTGTCATCTTCCTTATATAAAACAATTAGATTTGGTAGTatctcatcatttttttttttccctgatggAAGGAAAGCCATTTATTATGCTAACAGTGATAAATTTCATTGCCACGATAGCAATGCAAGAACAAGACTCTACTTAAGTGAGATAGAGGTGCATATTTCCAGAAA ATACGATGATTATGACTATGGTGAAATTAATCAGTTGTTGGACCGCAGCTTTAAAGTTTACATCAAAACTGTGGTTTGCACTCCTGAAAAAACCACAAAAAGAATGTATGATAGCTTCTGGAGGCAGTTCAAACATTCTGAGAAGGTACTGTCTGCATGTATTTTGAGGAGCTCAGTAGATTTGGTAGTAATGCTAGTAGCCATAGTGTGCAACAATAATAGTGTTAAATGCTATGATAGTCAGAGAATTGTGTTTCAGTTATGA